The genomic stretch CATGACGGCAAAACATAACCATCTTTTGCTATTCATTTTTCTCTCCTTGGAGAATTAGGGAATTGGGGATTGCTTGGCGCTTTTGGAGTGCCCTTTCAAATCTTTCTTTATTTAACTTTTCTGTACTTTACAGACCAGCACGGCTGTTACCAAACTCGCAGGATTTTTCCAGCCCAAAATGGGAAATTAGGTGCTCAATAAAAGGGGGAAGCAAGCCTTAATGCCGCGGCTATCCGGAAAGAAAAATTTAATCAACATTCGGATTTCCCTCTGGAATCTGGCATTTGTAAAGTTCGCCGGGCAATTGAAGTTGGGCCCGATATTGAAACGCCATGAATCGCCGTCCCACAAGATCGCACAAGCAGAAGAACGAAGCCAAGAAACATACCATTTTCTGTATCCTGCAATATGGTTTGTCATCTTCTTGATCGGGCAAAGACGTGACGGTAGCAATCTATGATTGCTAAAAGGGCGTTGGATGGAGGGAATTGCGTCCATTGTCGCAGCAATTGAAGCCACCCTCAAAAACAAGGTATTATTTTGTTTATGGCCACAACTGTTCCCACCCAGGCAAGACATGGGTTTCAGACGGACGACAGCACCCTTCAACCCATTGCCAATAAAGTCTTTGCGCGCGAGCGGCTCACATTTGATGATGCGGTCGCCCTCTATCGCTCACCGGACATTCTGGCCATCGGCTGGCTGGCTAACCATGTTCGTGAGCGCCTGCACGGCAATGTGGCTTATTTCAACGTCAACCGCCACATCAATCCGACTAATGTCTGCGTGGCCGCCTGCCGTCTCTGCGCCTTTGGCCGCAAGAAGGACGCTCCCGGCGCGTACACCATGGCCCTTGACGAGGCTTTCCAGACCGCGGCTTCGGGCTACTCTGAAGCCATTACGGAGTTTCATATCGTCGGCGGCCTGCACCCCGACTTGCCATTCCAGTATTACCTTGACCTGATTTCAGGATTAAAAGAGCGTTTTCCCCAGGTACACCTGAAGGCCCTGACCATGGTTGAGATCGCTTTCCTGGCCAAGCGCGCCAAATTATCGATTGAAGAAACTTTGCGGCAGCTCAAGAATGCCGGCCTGGACTCACTGCCCGGCGGCGGCGCTGAGATCTTCAATGAGCGTGTGCGCCGTGTGATCTGCGACCATAAAATTGACGGCGACCAATGGCTTGACACGGCGCGCACAGCGCACAAGATCGGCCTCAAATCGAATGCGACCATGCTCTATGGCCACATTGAAAACGAAGAAGATCGCGCCGACCATCTGATCCGCCTGCGCACCCTTCAGGACGAGACTCACGGCTTCCAGACATTTATCCCGCTGGCTTTCCATCCAGCGAACACGCCGTTGCAGCACCTGTTTGTGACCACCGGAATGCTCGACCTGAAACAGATCGCCATCGGTCGCCTGGTGCTCGATAACTTCCCGCATATCAAGGCTTATTGGCAGATGCTTTCGCCCAAGATTGCCCAGATTTCACTACGCTTTGGCGCCGACGATATTGACGGCACTGTGATTGAAGAAAAAATCTATCACGACGCCGGCGCAACCACGCCGCAAGGTATGGTCCGCAAGGAACTGGAGCGCCTGATCCGCGAAGCCGGCCGGGAACCTGTCGAGCGCGACACCATGTATCGTCCGGTGACCAGGACTGAGACGTCGTTCACCATTTCCGTCTAAAAAGCCTAGCCGCGAATTTCGCGAATAAACACGAATCAAAAAGAATTATGTATATTCTCGTTTATTCGCGGCTGAATCATTTGATCCGCATTCATCCGCGAAAATCCATAGTAAGGTTTTTACCTTTCAAACCTGATGTTGATTCGCGTATTTTCGCGTTGATTCGCGGCTAAATTTCTTGATCTGCGTCCATCTGCGAAATCTGCGGCTAACTGGTTTTCCCAAACACCCTCTTAAAAATCTTGTCCACGTTCCTCAACTGCCGCTCGATTGAAAACGCCTGTTCAATCTGCTTTGCCGGAACCCGCGACGTAATCTCCGCGTCGTTCATCACCAGTTCGCGGAAGTTGAGATCTTCTTTCCATGCGCGCATTGCGTGCTTCTGCACCAGGCGATAAGCGTCTTCACGCGCCATGCCATGCTCAGAAAGATCCAGCAGCAGCTGCCCGCTAAAGACCAGCCCACCGGTTGATTCCAGGTTCTTGAGCATGCGGTTGGGATAGACCATCAACGTGTCAATCAAATGGATGGTCTTGGTCAGCAGATAGTCCACAAGAATAGTGGAATCCGGCAAGATCACGCGTTCGACCGATGAATGTGAGATATCGCGTTCATGCCAGAGCGCCACGTTTTCAAACGCGGCTTGCGCGTTGGCCCGCACCACGCGCGCGAGTCCGCTGATCTGCTCGCAGGTGATCGGGTTGCGCTTGTGCGGCATGGCGGAAGAGCCTTTTTGCTTCTCGCTGAAATATTCTTCAGCCTCGCGGACTTCTGTCCGCTGCAAGTGCCGTATTTCAGTGGCGATTTTGTCCAGCGTGGATGCGATTGTCGCCAGCGTGGCTACGTAATAGGCATGGCGGTCGCGCTGGATCACCTGCGTTGAGATTGCGGCAGCGTTCAGGCCCAGGCGCTCACAAATTTTTTCTTCGAACTCCGGCTCCAGATGCGCAAATGTTCCCACAGCGCCAGAGAGTTTTCCCACGCGCATCTCTTCCGCCGTGCGCTGGAACCGCTCGATGTTGCGTACTGTCTCGGCGTACCAGTTGGCCAGCTTCAGTCCAAACGTCGTGGGCTCGGCATGGATGCCATGGGTACGGCCAATCGTTGGCGTGTGCTCAAACTCGTGCGCGCGTCGCGCCAGCACTTGCTTTAACTGCTCCAGGTCTTCCGCGATAATCCGCGATGCCTCTTTGATCTGGAGCGCCTGCGCCGTATCCACCACGTCATTCGACGTAAGGCCGTAATGCAGCCAGCGCGCCTCGGGGCCCACTTTTTCCGCCACGGCAGTGGTAAAGGCAATCACGTCATGCCGCACCTCGGCTTCAATTTCATGGATTCGTTTCAGGTCAAAGTCACCGCGCTCGGCAATCGCCCGCGCGGCATTCTCAGGGACAATCCCCGCATCGGCCAGGGTAAGGCTGGCGGCAGCTTCAACCTTTAGCCAGCAACGGAATTTATTTTCATCACTCCAGATACGGCCCATCTCAGGACGGGTATAGCGTGGAATCAAAGGCTCTTCCTCTCAAAAAAGGGCATAAACCAGCTACTTTGATCATAAATGGCGACGCCCTTTTTTCGCCAACTCTGGACTTTTGTCCGGGAAAGTTTAACGTGACGTTACTTTTTGGATGGGTGGCAAAGGGAAGGGCGTTTAATTATGCTTACATTTATTTACAATTCAACCAGCACTACTTCAAAGAGCGCTTAATTTAAAAGGGCCCTCAACCGGGTTTGGTAGCCGGCTGAAGGCCCAGGCTCGAATCTAGCAGAATGCTGGTATTATGTCGCGAGGCGATATAAAATGTCAAAGGGAAAAAATTTGCGTCCTCTCACTGAGCCGGAATATCTGGCGTTAGGGGAATTTCGTTATCAGTTGCGCCGGTTTCTCCGGAATATGGAGGAGTCCACGCGGCTTTTGGGGGCCAATCCTCAGCAATATCAATTGATTTTGGCCATTAAAGGGCTGCCCAAGGATATGGAGCCCACCATCACCAATCTGGCTGAGAGAATGCAGCTCAACCACAACAGCATGGTGGAACTGGCTGACCGCTGTGAGGAGCACAACCTGCTTCGCCGCACGCGTCCCGCCACAGATCGCCGCCAGGTTTCGCTTTCCATCACTCCCGATGGCGAAACGCTGCTGCGGAAGCTTGGCGTCGCGGCTCGCCAGGAACTGCGCGATGCAGGACCGACCCTGGTGGAAGCGATCCTTCGCCTGACCGGAGACGGCCGAGCCAGAGATGCAAAGACAGAGACACGGCCACGAACAGGAGTAACCAAGAAATCTGGACAATGAAAGAACCCACCCAGGAAAAGTCATCCCTCGCGGAAAATCTAAACATTGCACCAGCGGGAACGCTTGGAGATTTCACCACAACATGGCGAGTACTGCCGATCTCAGGGCTTGCCCTGGTTATTGGCGTCCTGTCTGCGTATGTTGCCGTCGTGCTGCTCAAGCTGATCGCCTTCTTCACCAACGTCTTTTTCTTTCATCGCCTGAGCACTGTGCCGGCTTCACCGGGTGACTCTCACCTGGGCCTCTGGGTAATTCTTGTGCCTGTGATTGGCGGGCTGGTTGTGGGGCTGATGGCCAAGTTTGGCTCGGACAAGATTCGTGGTCACGGCATCCCGGAGGCGATTGAGGCCATTCTTCTGCGAGGAGCCAAGGTGGAACCGCGCCTGGCTGTGCTCAAGCCCGTCTCCACGGCTATTTCCATCGGCTCTGGAGGACCGTTCGGCGCGGAAGGCCCAATTATCATGACGGGCGGTGCATTCGGCTCTCTCATCGCCCAATTCTTCCATCTTTCATCGGCTGAGCGAAAGACGCTTCTTGTAGCCGGCGCTGCGGCCGGCATGTCTGCTACGTTTGCCGCACCCTTTGCTTCCATCATGCTCGCAGTTGAGCTGCTATTGTTCGAATGGAAGCCACGTAGCTTTATTCCGGTTGCCCTGGCCAGCATCACGGCTGCGGCTGCCCGCGTGCACTTGCTGGGTGGCGGCCCAATTTTTCCCGTTCCAGCCCATGAAGTTGTGTGGGCGCCCGCCGTTCTCTTTGGTTGTTTGCTCGCGGGGTTGCTGAGCGGCGGCCTTTCCGCGCTACTTACGCAACTGGTCTATGCCTTTGAAGATGCATTTCTTCATCTCAAAGGAATCCACTGGATGTGGTGGCCGGCAATCGGAGGTTTGGGTATCGGCATTGGCGGTTATTTTTATCCTCGCGCGCTCGGCGTTGGTTATGACGTTATCCAGCAGGTCTTGCAGGGCAATGCCACCGTCAGGCTGATTCTGGGCGTTCTCATCGTTAAGTGCCTCATCTGGAGTTTTTCCCTGGGATCAGGGACATCCGGGGGCGTACTGGCTCCATTGCTCATGATGGGCGGCGCTCTGGGTGCTGTGGATGCGCTCTTCCTGCCGCATCAGGGAGCTGGTTTCTGGCCGCTCATCAGCATGGGCGCCATGCTGGCCGGGACGATGCGCTCACCTCTCACGGGTGTAATTTTTGCTTTCGAGCTTACCGGCGACTATCACTCCATACTGCCTCTGCTGATCGCCTGCGTCAGCGCGCATACCTTTACCGTACTGGTCATGAAGCGGTCCATCCTTACGGAAAAGATCAGCCGTCGCGGCCATCATCTTTCCCGCGAGTATGTGGTTGATCCTTTGGAAGCTCTCGCCGTGGAGGATGTAATGCGGACGAACATTACCGCCTTTCCGGCAGAGAGCACGATTGCTGAATTGGAAGCCGCTCTGGCCCACAATGACAATCCACGTGGCCAGCGCGTCTATCCTGTGATTAATGGCGATCAGCACCTGCTGGGCGTGATTACTCGCTATGATCTTCTCACTGCCATAGAAAACCAGCGTGATGGCCATCACGGGAATGTTCAGCTCTCGCAGGTAATAGCAAAAGCGCCAATCGTGGCATTTCCTGAAGAGCCTTTGCGTCTGGTGGTAAATCGCATGGCGGCGACAGGACTCACACGCTTTCCCGTGGTGACGAAAAATGGCGGCCCCAAGCTAGTAGGGCTGATCGGGTTGCAGGACCTGCTGAAGGCCCGCGAACTGTCCGTGGCCGATGAACTTCACCGCGAGCGCATTCTGCGCCTGCGCCTGCCTCCATCATTGCGTTGGAGACGGCCCGCGGAAAAGAAGCTGCCGCGCAATTAAAAAGCCAGGTGGATGCAGTCGCATCCACCTGACCTGCTTTGCTTCAGAAGCGTTTTGATTTATTCGCTTACACCAAACAGCTCCGCCATTTCCCGATATTTGAAACCTTCTCCGGGGAATGTATGGCTGTACCCAGTCGCCATTGATCACAAACTGTGGAATGGCGCGTTTGCCGGTGCGCTGGATTACTTCCTCGGCGGCTCCGGGCGTCTCTTCGATATTGATTTCGTCATAGGAAATGTTGTTCTGGGCGAGCCAGCGTTTGGCGACATGGCAATCGCGGCACCAGGGGGCTGTATAGACGGTTAGCTTCATACGCAGTTATGTATTAGATGAAACGCGGGGCGGTGAAGGTGCAGAATTGCCGCTTTACTCCAGCTCTGGTCCAGAACTTGCAAACCGCCATCGACCAAGCACTGTGATTCAGTCAAGTTTCGTTGCTTCCAGCTTTTCTCTCAGCTTCTTCAGGCAGCGGACCACGTCATCGCGGTTCTTGCCCGCGATCAGCCAGCGCGGCAGAGCCGACGAAAGGCGACGGCTGGAGCGGTTCGGCATCCTTTCTTCCCGCAAATCGGCGGCAATAAACTGCTCCATAAACTCCAGATGCGGGCGGTTCAGGATCCACAAGACATTCTTGTGGCACGGCATCCTGAGCCAGAGCGGCCCCCGCGTGAAGAGGTGAAATCCCGCGGGCATCATCCATTGATGACCGCAATGCAGGCAGCTGCATCGGCCAAAGCGCACAACCATCCCCCTGGGCTGCCGGGGAAATAGGAACTCCAGCAGGGTGGCGCATTTCTTGCATTTTTCGCACACCACCAGAATGGGATGGGCCGGCGGCATGAATGCGCTCAGTCTTAAGTCCTCGCGCACCTGCATGCGTTTTTCGGCCATGATGCCGCCTATTCTACAAGACGAAAGCGGATGGGGCCTGCTGCCCATCATTTGCTGAGTCGTGTGGCCCGCGAAATATATCCAATCACCGAATCTGGAGGAGGATCGATGCAGGAAACAGTTCAGGAGTACACCCAACGATTATTAAGTTACAGCGAAGGCAAAGATCCCTTGCGTTCGCAGCAGGCCGCACCCATCAAACTGGCTGCCCTGCTGAAAGGGAAGACCGGCAAACAATTGACGCGTCGGCCTGCGCCGGACAAATGGTCGGTAGCTGAAATCGTGGCCCACCTGGCCGATGCGGAACTCGCCATCGCCTGGCGGCTCCGTCAAGTCCTGACAAACAATGCGGTTCCTATCCAGCCTTATGATCAGGACTTGTGGGCGAGGACGTTTAATTATGCTCGCCGTGATCCGCGGCAATCGCTCGTGAATTTTCGTACCTTGCGCGAAGCCAACATTGCTCTGCTCAAATCAGTTCCGCGAAAGCTCTGGGAAAATTACGGCGTCCACGCGGAGCGCGGCAATGAAACCGTCAATCACGTCGTCAAGATGGTGGCAGGGCACGATCTGAACCATCTGCGGCAGGTGGAAGCAATTTTG from Terriglobia bacterium encodes the following:
- the mqnE gene encoding aminofutalosine synthase MqnE, which gives rise to MATTVPTQARHGFQTDDSTLQPIANKVFARERLTFDDAVALYRSPDILAIGWLANHVRERLHGNVAYFNVNRHINPTNVCVAACRLCAFGRKKDAPGAYTMALDEAFQTAASGYSEAITEFHIVGGLHPDLPFQYYLDLISGLKERFPQVHLKALTMVEIAFLAKRAKLSIEETLRQLKNAGLDSLPGGGAEIFNERVRRVICDHKIDGDQWLDTARTAHKIGLKSNATMLYGHIENEEDRADHLIRLRTLQDETHGFQTFIPLAFHPANTPLQHLFVTTGMLDLKQIAIGRLVLDNFPHIKAYWQMLSPKIAQISLRFGADDIDGTVIEEKIYHDAGATTPQGMVRKELERLIREAGREPVERDTMYRPVTRTETSFTISV
- the purB gene encoding adenylosuccinate lyase, which translates into the protein MIPRYTRPEMGRIWSDENKFRCWLKVEAAASLTLADAGIVPENAARAIAERGDFDLKRIHEIEAEVRHDVIAFTTAVAEKVGPEARWLHYGLTSNDVVDTAQALQIKEASRIIAEDLEQLKQVLARRAHEFEHTPTIGRTHGIHAEPTTFGLKLANWYAETVRNIERFQRTAEEMRVGKLSGAVGTFAHLEPEFEEKICERLGLNAAAISTQVIQRDRHAYYVATLATIASTLDKIATEIRHLQRTEVREAEEYFSEKQKGSSAMPHKRNPITCEQISGLARVVRANAQAAFENVALWHERDISHSSVERVILPDSTILVDYLLTKTIHLIDTLMVYPNRMLKNLESTGGLVFSGQLLLDLSEHGMAREDAYRLVQKHAMRAWKEDLNFRELVMNDAEITSRVPAKQIEQAFSIERQLRNVDKIFKRVFGKTS
- a CDS encoding MarR family transcriptional regulator; amino-acid sequence: MSKGKNLRPLTEPEYLALGEFRYQLRRFLRNMEESTRLLGANPQQYQLILAIKGLPKDMEPTITNLAERMQLNHNSMVELADRCEEHNLLRRTRPATDRRQVSLSITPDGETLLRKLGVAARQELRDAGPTLVEAILRLTGDGRARDAKTETRPRTGVTKKSGQ
- a CDS encoding chloride channel protein, coding for MKEPTQEKSSLAENLNIAPAGTLGDFTTTWRVLPISGLALVIGVLSAYVAVVLLKLIAFFTNVFFFHRLSTVPASPGDSHLGLWVILVPVIGGLVVGLMAKFGSDKIRGHGIPEAIEAILLRGAKVEPRLAVLKPVSTAISIGSGGPFGAEGPIIMTGGAFGSLIAQFFHLSSAERKTLLVAGAAAGMSATFAAPFASIMLAVELLLFEWKPRSFIPVALASITAAAARVHLLGGGPIFPVPAHEVVWAPAVLFGCLLAGLLSGGLSALLTQLVYAFEDAFLHLKGIHWMWWPAIGGLGIGIGGYFYPRALGVGYDVIQQVLQGNATVRLILGVLIVKCLIWSFSLGSGTSGGVLAPLLMMGGALGAVDALFLPHQGAGFWPLISMGAMLAGTMRSPLTGVIFAFELTGDYHSILPLLIACVSAHTFTVLVMKRSILTEKISRRGHHLSREYVVDPLEALAVEDVMRTNITAFPAESTIAELEAALAHNDNPRGQRVYPVINGDQHLLGVITRYDLLTAIENQRDGHHGNVQLSQVIAKAPIVAFPEEPLRLVVNRMAATGLTRFPVVTKNGGPKLVGLIGLQDLLKARELSVADELHRERILRLRLPPSLRWRRPAEKKLPRN
- a CDS encoding DinB family protein, with protein sequence MQETVQEYTQRLLSYSEGKDPLRSQQAAPIKLAALLKGKTGKQLTRRPAPDKWSVAEIVAHLADAELAIAWRLRQVLTNNAVPIQPYDQDLWARTFNYARRDPRQSLVNFRTLREANIALLKSVPRKLWENYGVHAERGNETVNHVVKMVAGHDLNHLRQVEAILKNGKEKNGNNKKRA